The sequence CTTTTCGGCCCTGGTATGATCCGGTTCTTTGACGGCATACGCTTTGGTAGTCGAATGCAGTTGCATGGAGGAAACCAATTTTTGTGATGAGGTGAAGCTTTATGCGTGTTCACTGGTATGAAGTTCGCGTCAAGACAGGTCCGGACAACGGAAGAATCTCTCTTCCGCAGGCTTTGAGACAGCTTCCGCACTCGGCTCTAATGCTTTGTTGTGACTTGAATATCCCATTGTTGCTTTCTTATCCCTTTGCCCGTCATTAAACTGTGTAAGACTCCTGCATGTCTAAGACAATGCTGCCCCTCTCTAACATCTCCTTTCGCTCTCTCCCCACCCCTGCTCCGCATCATGGGATCTCAGGTCCCAACGTCTAGACTCTCCACTGTCGATCTCTTTGGAGGACTTGCCCAACGCAAAACATTGAGAAGTAGGTCACGATATGGCTTGCTCAAATCTAGCCAGTTATGGTCTGAAAGACGTCGCGTGCCGCTGGATGTAACCCTGCCATCATTAAACATCAATTTAGACTATAGCTTGGCGAAATCCATCACAAGATGTAATTGACCGGGCTTAAAGTAAAACAAATACTGACATTCCATGAGCAGGATTTTTAGGAGGAAGCTAGACAATTTACTCAAAGCCGTCTTACAACTTCATATGCGGAATGTCTTTCTAGAAAAAGCCAGTACTTCAATTAGCTCTACCTGCTTGGCCCTACTCATGACCCTCTCGTACTCGCCAATTTGAACCAATCGTTTTGCACACATGAGAAGTACAACAGTATtcataaaaactatattggCTTAGCTAGCCATTTTCTACAACAGATATTCGACTGCTCTCCTCACAAAGTAGTGCTAGTTTTGGCATTCTGCAAAGACGAATGCTTGCTACCTCATATCCAGACTCTAAATGGTCGGGAATTCGCAGTTAGTACTACTTTAGAATACATGTTCGCACTTGTGTATGAGTTTTTATAGCATCATGTATTCTATACCATGTGGTGCCTGTTGCATCAATGTATCACTCTTAGGGTGGGCACGCCATATCACGACTGAGAAAGGGATCTGTAATGGCCTTGATGATAAATGCTATTTATCTTGTCCCTCTACTGACATTATATGATTCCTATCTAATCCAATGAGACATACAACGTCTTGCCGCCCCAACATGTCACTACGAAACTTAAACGGATACAGCAAGGGGCTAGtaggggagagaaaaaaaaaaaaagtctaaaATGCCGTTTTGCCCAAGCCCCTGTCGATCAAACCAATTGTTTGAAACCAAAGGGCATTGTCTCCGTTACTTTGTAGTAAAATACTCAAACGTCAGCTTCCCTATATCTGTTTTCACAGGTAAGGGACTGCTTATAATTTACACCAGGGTATAATCTATACGAAAGAAGTCACAGAAATCACTCACCTAGGGAAGATATGATAAAGCCATTTCCCTTCTTTCTGCACCATTGACAAATATCAGCGGGCATTCTTTTAATCCTCTTCGAAGGGATCATTTAGTGGGCAGAAACGGGAAGACGTGCTCCGGAGCCCATAATGACTTGTACGAGAGCATTCTTATTCCATGCCAAGATCATACTATACACAATTGTCACTTGAAGATGCCACATGTTGTATAGCCGGGATAATGCAGACTGAATTTGAACAGCTATAAGCTGTTTCATCAGACTGCCGTCTATTGTATTTCTATCCTGTATTATAAAACGgcgtttatatatatatcttttaatgacataagaaaaaaaaaagagcaaacgCCCACGAGGCTCTCCGACGATAGCGCACCAGCATTGTCGTCAGTAGTTGAGCCTCGGTCCAAACACGCCGTCCCAGCGATGGCGTAGAAGCACTGTCGCTGTCGAGATTTCTCATTCCGTACACATTCCACTCGTTAGACAGCGGGTATTAAACGCTGATGGGGTATCATATCAACTGAAAaaaagcgagaaaaaaaaatgcaaaggaaaaaaatgcAAGGAACAAGCCCATCTTCAAACAAGAGTCATACCCCAGCTCTTCGCAAGAGGGGACGACACTTGTGAATACTATGGGTGCCGAGGTATATGCTGTGAGATCCCTTGAAAATAGCCTGGTATGATAGCGCGAGAGCATTGTCACAACCAGATTCTTTCCAAGTTCATACAGCTTTGCCCTCTGAAAGTAATGTGATGGTGTTGCCACCTTGACAGAAAAGGCCGTAACCCATCGGTGGCTGCCTCAAGTGAAAAGATGAGTGTGACCGTAAAGAGGGGTCGTATAGACGACTGAAGAATAAAAGAGTGTATATCAAGGATGCCGGTATAAGTGGAGAAGGCCCTTGAATAAAGGGAAAGGTAAAATGGTAGGTTGAACTACCCATGTATGAATGGTAATTTTGGGCAGGTGAAAACGTCGTCAGTGCCAAGTTGTTGTTGAAGGCCAGATCCCGGCTGGTGTTGCTGCCTTGAGTGATGCGCCTCACAGGCAGCGATCTAAACCTCTTGGGCTCGCCGGGAAAGCCTCCCGAAGCCGCGGTGCGCAGCTTCCCGTCTTGCTGCGCCATCCTCAAGCGTATTAGGAGAGCCAGTGTCGTCAAGCCTTGAGCTAGGAGGGTTTCCTATGACCTTTAACAGGGCCAGCATGACCAAGGAGCTAAGAATGCTAACGCCCAGGATTCCAATCATTGTAAGATTGCTCTTGCGGAATTGATGGGGGCCTGGTTTGGCATCCTCAGGCCACCCTGTGTACAGAGCGTATGTAGTAGTAACACTGCCTAGATTTCCCAGGCCGGATACAAGAGCTGTTGCGGCTGCCACACCAACTTCGCCATGTCGGCGTTGGAAGATTTCGGAAGTCCACGTCATGCAAATTGGGACGGTTGGTCCAAGACCAAAGCCCACCATCAGAAGACCTCCATAACGAGCCCACCCGTTTTGAACAGCAAAAGTGGTTGTCAGTAAGCCTGCGATTTGGATGCAGACggctgctgagaagaagaatggcctCAGGTGATGAAAGCGGTCGGAAACAGGCGTGACTAGGAGAATGGCGATCAAGTCCATCTATAATATACAGTGTTAGGAACAATAGATGGATGGAGACCAAGATGCAAGAGACTCACAATCCAGATAGGAGCAAAGAGTAAGCTAACGACAATATCGCTCGCCTGTGGCTGGATTGCAGCAATGATGACCGATCCATAGAGCTGAGTGCCGATTCCGACTCCGACTACTCCGAAATACATCAGGCATAGAGGCCATAGTCGCCAGTCAAGCAGCACAAGGCAGAGGTCCTTGACGCCCCATGGGCGAGCATGGTACACACGCCTGAGCTCAGAGTAATGAACCAAAGCATCTTCACCTTTGAGAACTTCAGGGGTAGCCGGAAGCCACTTGAACAAACCAGTACGCTTCCTCTCCTCGCCTGGCGCCAGGGGTCTGTCAGGGAGCCACCATAGCAGCGTAAAGCTCAAGACAACGGCAACAAGCCCGTAGATGAGAAACATCCACCTAAAGCCAACCAGGCCTCCATCGCCGTCCATGAGCTGGAATCCCGCCGAGACGAGGCCGACCACAGCCGCGGACACCTGAGAGGCAGTGAAGTACATGCCAATTCGCTTGGCTGTGCGAGATGGAGGGTAAAAGAGGGTCAGATAAAACGCCATGCCCGGCCACATGCCAGCAATAACCAAGCCCAAAAGGAAACGTAGCAGTTTGAGGCTCCAGGGTGACTGCACAGCCGCGAAGCATGAGCCAACAACCCCAGTGGCGAAGACGATTCTAGCCATCCAGACTCGGGGGCTGAGCTTGCTCATTATGAGATTTGATGGGAAGTCAAAGATGACGTAGGAGACATAGAATAGCGCAAGTGCTGTTGATACGTCTTTGGGGGTGAGCCCGAGGACGGTCTCCAAGTCATGGCCTTTGTCCCTGTTCATTGTCTGGGCAATGCCAATGTTGGAGCGAATTGCCGAGCAAAGAAAGTATAGAATCCAGAAGGCTGAGGGGTTGGTTAGTTTCAATCTCAAAACGAGTGAGCTGGAAAATCAGCTTATACTGACGAGGGATAATTCTGAGATCGATTTTCCTTGGCAGAGAGCAAGAGTTAGCCGGCAACTATTCCTATAAGAGTGAGGATGAGGCAAAGCCCAGTACCGATAGACCTTCTCCACCGTTTCGTTGTCGTAGTCGGCCGGTCGGACATCGCCCCCATATCGACTCTCGGGACCACCATGAGATGAtgcagagggagagaaaacaacGCTCTCAGTGTTGTTTGGCTTTTTGAAATCGCCATCAGGCGGTGCTGCTTGGGAGGCCATCCTTGGACGGGCGCTCTTCAAACGCTGCTACGAGGGCTTATTTCCGACCGGCACGACAATAAGGGCTCGGAGGACGAAAAAGGCCGCAAAAGATAATCAAGTAAAATAAGAAGACGTCTGAATTATATGGGCGACTTGAGATTTCAAgcttggaaaagaaaataaacaaaaaacaaatgCAGAAAGTGTTGAAGCTCAAgagctagaaaaaaaaagtgggtGGCTCGATCTTGCCGCGATTAACCTTCTCTCAACAATTTTGCGCCGTTTCCAGCGATAGCCGAGGGCTCTTGCGCGACATGGACagcgccaaggccaaggatgcAAGGGCCGAGACCGGATAGCACAGGCTATGGATACCTGCCTATGAGCTAGGTATTGGCAACTTAATCAGACATTACAAGCGAGAGTCAGGCAAATACATGCCCTGTGTCTACAAGttactaggtagtactccgtatatatGTAGGTACGGAATAGTTACAGTATTTGTGGTATTAGATGATGGCAATAGGCAATTGGCGCTGTCGCGTTTCTGAGCTCAGTGAAGCTTCCTGTGGCTCGGCAATCGGATCTTGATAAGGCGTGCGGGTCCACAGCATCGGGTCCAAGCCATGTGTATAAAAGGAGTGCAGCCCAAAGAACGCTATATTCGCATAAGAATAGTAGCATACAGTGCCTAGCACTCATAAACGCCAAGCTGTAAATAAGGATTGCAATTAGCCTTTGTACATCTCATGCAGTCTAGATATTTCATCTCATTTCGCATTTCGTTTGCGTATCATGGGGGCTTACCTCAAAGGCTCATTTTGTAGGTCCATAATAGCGGATACAGGCCCAGATAACACTCTAATGCTTAGAACTCCGTAATTGTGGGCAGCACTGATTCAGCGTGTATTGcatagtaatagtagtagtagtagtaggtattataTTGGCCAATCCGATCGCTTACACTCTCTTGTCTCGTAAGTATCATCACTTACAAATTGTTTAATATCCCTCCATACAGTGATTTACTTGTATACCAGGTAGTACTAGTAGATGCTTCCAtgctaggtactactagtaggtatgCAGTAAGGTAATCACTATTGCAATCTAGATATTACCTACTGCCTACTCTCTACACTGTGCACACCTGCAAGTCCCAGCTAGTGAATTCGGGCTGCAGCTCCCACCGCTGCTGTGCCCTTGCATGGTGTCTGCCTGAGGATCTGACCTGCCAGCCTCACCTTTTGGTCTGTATGCGTCAATGCCTGAGATTCAAGTCACCGCCCCCAACAGCCTCGTTTTCAATCCACTCGCTTTTTGCGGCTCTGCTTCAGAACCTCGATCGTCCTCATAAAGGCTTCACCGGACCGCCTCAGGCCACAGGTTTTCAGCGTCTCATGAAGCTGCCTTCGTCTGGAGCCTCTTACTGGGCTTTGCCGCCTACGCCTCGCACAGTTGGTCCTGATGCCTGTTTTTGCGTGCAAGCCGACCGCCAGGTCTCTATCCAGGTCATGTGGAGGATGACCCTCCGCCGGAAGTCATCCAGCTTTCCGCATTTAAAACGGAATTTGTCATAGTAATGCACGCACAGAGTTATTGGCGGAACGTTGGTAACCACCGCCTGGAGTGCCGTGTATATCAAGTGACCACGGGAAAGGTGAAAAGGGGGGGTAGCATCTCATCAAACGACTTGGTTGGTCATGGCTTTACTCTCTCAATCATGTTAGCTGGATTTCTCATCGCTCCCATCTCCAGGCTGTACAGCGAGGGCTAAACCAATCATGGCCACCATCAACTAGCCAAACAGGCATCGCCGCTCAGCAGAATTTCGTCCTTCCGCTGTGGATACGTGGAGAGAATGTCAGGGGCGCATGAGATGCCAGAGGCTTTCTTGAAGTCCTGCATAAGCCCCGAGGATCTTCTGCCCCAGCAACTCCTTAGCAGCCATCCATCAGCTTCCTGTTTATGAATCAGGCCGGCAGCCACCTAAAAGCTGAAGCATTCGTTGGCCAGCTTCATCCTGTTCTCAGCCTAGCGTCAGCCAGCCGGCCAAGGAATACGACCAGCTGGGTCTCATCCCACGAGGCCAGAAGCTTTGTGCAGGGCGTTCCGACATGGATGGCTTCTCTATGTTTAGGCAAGCAAGCATACAGCTGTCCACCAAAGCTGGGGCGAGCTATGCCTGGCGCCGTGTCAAACTACCGGTTCACAAGGATGCCATACCAAAGTTGGCAGTGCCTCGGTTGCCGCCTGGTCGACTGAACATCACAGCTCCCAAGCCGTTATGCCATTCTTTAAACCGGGCGCAGCGCGTTGCGGTATAGTTTGCCCCGCGTGCGTCATGAACTTGCCCAATGAGTCACTCGCTTGGTGAGCGCATCAAGGAGGCCGCGGGCTTATTATCTTTCATCTAAAATCAGTCACCCTGGAGAGACGAGCCCTCGGTGCCTAAAAGAGCTCGGGACTTATTAAGGGGCCGAGGTAGCGCATCTGGGTCTCACGGTTCTTTGATAGATTGAAGCTTCAAGAGGGAGCTTGAGAGCCAGGCAGTCAACGGTGGAGTCTATGCAACGAAACAAGCACAGCCACCTAGCCAGCCACCGACAGCTCCTTGCCACAGCTCCTTGCCACAGCTCCTCGCCACAgcttttgcagctgcttgccaCAAGCGCCCTGTCACACCACGTGACCTTGGCTGACTAATGACCAATGACCTGCTTTCGAGGCGGAGCTGACGAGGGCCTTGCGCAAAACATTCATACCAGAATTTTCAGGCCATCATCCCGACCTCGAACTAACAGTACCAGCATCGACAGCCGGCCGAGCTGCAATTCACAGGCCGCAGAAATCACAAGCCAACGGCCAGCTGCCGCTCTTTGCCCTGGAGGCCGCACTTCGAGCGCAGTCGCTGCGCCCTTGTCACCCGGAGCGCCACCATCGCCGAGTTTCCAGAGCATCGTTGAGCTTAAAGTACTGTGTCGTCACCCAAAACTCCAGCTAGGGTATATTTCCGACTTACACGCCACCATGAGCGTCGCATACGAGCCCCGATCCTTTATCCATGAGGGTGCCTATCCCCCCATAGGCGACGAGCATGATCATGCCGCCGAGCAACGCTTCACAGACTCCGATGTTGCCGAGCACCTCAGCCATTATACCGCAGAAGCTTCCATGCTACCAGATGACAGAGGCGTCATGGGAGATGAAAGAGACATCCTAGctgatgacgatgctgtCGTTCAAGAAGCAGCCCAACTAGACCTCGACACACCAGAGTTCTCATCGCCGCTCCAGGTCGCCCTGCATGCGCCGCCGCTACCAGATCCTATACACGAAAGCAAAGAGCTTCCACGCACCGACATATCTTCTCCGTCATCGCGAGTAAAGCCCATCATCAAACCAGAGCGTGAAGTTCACAAGAAGTCGGATGGGAAATTTCACTGTCCTCTAGATGATTGCAAAGAGGATGTCCGTGCATTCTCCCGCAAATGCGAATGGAAGTAAGTTAACCCcatccccctcctcccccaCTATCTGCGAAGCTCAAAGCTAACCGGATACACCTACAGCAAGCACATGGACAAGCACGAACGCCCTTATCGCTGCCCGGCGGAAGGATGTGAAAATCTTCCTGGTTTTACATACTCTGGTGGCCTCCTCCGACATGAGCGGGAGGTTCATGGCAAGCACGGGGGCCCTAAGAACACCGTCAACTGTCCGCACCCCAACTGCAAGCGACATACTGGCAAGGGCTTCTCTCGACAGGAGAACCTTAACGAGCATCTTCGTCGAGTACATACAAACATGGATACTTCGGCATCTCCAGTTGAGGCCGCCGCCTCTCCTGACGACAATGAAAGCGAGAAATCTGGGACGAAGCGAAAACGCCGCCTAAGTAGCCAAGGGGGAGACGAGCTCTCTGATCTTCGTGATGAGATCAAGCGGGTGCGAGAGGAAAACGAGAAGCTCAAGTCCGAGATGGACCAGCAACAGGAGCACTCTCTGGCTATGATGGCGCAAATTGCAGAGCTGCAAGATGCGCTAAATCATAGCCTTAATCCTCATGGGCTCGGAGCCCCCACGGCACAGATGATTTAGGAGCCTCTACCCGATGCGCTTTGCTTCCCCGGCATAAATGTGTCAGACGAGACACCAGATTGCGATTGCGATATGCCGACATATATCCCATGAGACTTATTAAACACACACTCCCCGCTctgtatattttttttttattaaaccttaaatcctcccctcttctctttttacaCATACATAACCCATCTCTCACGAAGACAAAATCATATAATGCATAGACTTGTCCCTCGCCTATTCCCCTTTTCATGAACACCTTCACCACTTTCCCCCAATCTGCGCCTTGGGACGATCAATGGGATCAACTATCACCAGTACGGTGGACGCATATCAGGAGCTAAcggatctttttttctttcttttcttttcttttcttttcactgCTTTTCATTTTTACACTAAGGAGGTTGCCTCTGTTATTTAGAAGAGGGACATTATTAtcgttatatatatttcccCCAACGGCGTTTCACAGGGTATCAGGGACAGGTGGCACGGGAGAATACGGCATCCACGGTATCCTAAGTTTTTTAACGCTTTCCCTGCATTTAAGAGACTGGCTAAAGATTGGAGAATTGCCGGGGGAACAGATCCTCCGGAAGGGCAGGCAAATGGACATGACTTGGTATAAGGATGAACCATGGAAGCAGGAGGTTCATCCTGTGTATGAGTGTTTTATAGCgctggtttctttttttggtttttggttttttttgtAATTTAGATTCACTCACCTCTACGTGGCTCCGGACTCGGCACTAAAGACGaacctcttttctttccagcGGTTCAAATCATTCATATATACCCACTTCTCTATACTCCCTTCGCTTCCATTTTCAAGTAATCGTGACTCTGGTGCTCAATATTTAGTATTGACAATCTGACCAACCATTGAAGTCGGTAACTCAAACTCCCATTCGTAATCCAGGTAAAAACCTGAGCCAaaggatatatataactataagcaGCTGATAACAAGCAAATGAATTATCACAGCATTATCGGCCTtcaaaacttatataatctcatgtatataaatatatatatatatatgccaaTCTCTGTTTTTACCCCCCTCTCCATGCCATACTCCTCCCAATGCAAAAACACAAAGTAGCAAAGCGAAGGCCGACCCATCATCAGATAACGCTTCAAAAATcccataaaaaaaaggtttgtCCTCCCATTGTCATCATCTATATACACACGCATACGATTTTGCTAGCGCGGGCTCGACCGTTTTCTTCCccttattactttttttgtGGTCGTATAAAtgactcttttctcttcctctattGATTTGTATCACACTTTGTCATGTGtcccccctctttttctctctttctctaatCCCACTTCCTTCATTCATGTCAAGCttgtttcctctcttttctcctcttacctttttttttctcgggCTAGAGGTATAAAAGGACAGgacgaagagaaaaacagCATAGCGTTTCAACTCCTACCATCTCACCACATGCCGTCTGACCTACACAGCATGGATATAATTAGCAGGGACACTGGCCGTCACGCCAGCCTTTTCGACTTCTGCCCAGCCATCGCCGGGATCGTCCTTGATCAGCACAAAACGCTCGCCCTCCGTCATGGAATGCTCTGCTTCGCTCTGTGCCGTGTAGTCATACAGAGCTTCTACATATCGCAGCTTCTTGGCACCTCGCTTGGGCGCCACCGCAGGGCCCTTCTTCCTTGAAGCAGCGGCTATTGATGATGTGGTTGATGTGGAGTAAGTCGAAGATGGGCGAGCAGATGCCGCGGGTGTTGATGGTGCAATGTTGAGATCGATATATGTGGCCGGTACGAGACCTTCCTTATAACCGTCACGAACCTTGACCCAGCCAGTAC comes from Trichoderma asperellum chromosome 3, complete sequence and encodes:
- a CDS encoding uncharacterized protein (EggNog:ENOG41~TransMembrane:12 (i66-85o105-123i135-153o165-185i197-217o229-249i316-340o346-367i379-400o406-426i438-462o482-502i)), yielding MASQAAPPDGDFKKPNNTESVVFSPSASSHGGPESRYGGDVRPADYDNETVEKVYRKIDLRIIPPFWILYFLCSAIRSNIGIAQTMNRDKGHDLETVLGLTPKDVSTALALFYVSYVIFDFPSNLIMSKLSPRVWMARIVFATGVVGSCFAAVQSPWSLKLLRFLLGLVIAGMWPGMAFYLTLFYPPSRTAKRIGMYFTASQVSAAVVGLVSAGFQLMDGDGGLVGFRWMFLIYGLVAVVLSFTLLWWLPDRPLAPGEERKRTGLFKWLPATPEVLKGEDALVHYSELRRVYHARPWGVKDLCLVLLDWRLWPLCLMYFGVVGVGIGTQLYGSVIIAAIQPQASDIVVSLLFAPIWIMDLIAILLVTPVSDRFHHLRPFFFSAAVCIQIAGLLTTTFAVQNGWARYGGLLMVGFGLGPTVPICMTWTSEIFQRRHGEVGVAAATALVSGLGNLGSVTTTYALYTGWPEDAKPGPHQFRKSNLTMIGILGVSILSSLVMLALLKVIGNPPSSRLDDTGSPNTLEDGAARREAAHRGFGRLSRRAQEV
- a CDS encoding uncharacterized protein (EggNog:ENOG41~TransMembrane:11 (o20-38i50-68o80-100i112-132o144-164i231-255o261-282i294-315o321-341i353-377o397-417i)), which codes for MNRDKGHDLETVLGLTPKDVSTALALFYVSYVIFDFPSNLIMSKLSPRVWMARIVFATGVVGSCFAAVQSPWSLKLLRFLLGLVIAGMWPGMAFYLTLFYPPSRTAKRIGMYFTASQVSAAVVGLVSAGFQLMDGDGGLVGFRWMFLIYGLVAVVLSFTLLWWLPDRPLAPGEERKRTGLFKWLPATPEVLKGEDALVHYSELRRVYHARPWGVKDLCLVLLDWRLWPLCLMYFGVVGVGIGTQLYGSVIIAAIQPQASDIVVSLLFAPIWIMDLIAILLVTPVSDRFHHLRPFFFSAAVCIQIAGLLTTTFAVQNGWARYGGLLMVGFGLGPTVPICMTWTSEIFQRRHGEVGVAAATALVSGLGNLGSVTTTYALYTGWPEDAKPGPHQFRKSNLTMIGILGVSILSSLVMLALLKVIGNPPSSRLDDTGSPNTLEDGAARREAAHRGFGRLSRRAQEV
- a CDS encoding uncharacterized protein (EggNog:ENOG41) gives rise to the protein MTCFRGGADEGLAQNIHTRIFRPSSRPRTNSTSIDSRPSCNSQAAEITSQRPAAALCPGGRTSSAVAAPLSPGAPPSPSFQSIVELKVLCRHPKLQLGYISDLHATMSVAYEPRSFIHEGAYPPIGDEHDHAAEQRFTDSDVAEHLSHYTAEASMLPDDRGVMGDERDILADDDAVVQEAAQLDLDTPEFSSPLQVALHAPPLPDPIHESKELPRTDISSPSSRVKPIIKPEREVHKKSDGKFHCPLDDCKEDVRAFSRKCEWNKHMDKHERPYRCPAEGCENLPGFTYSGGLLRHEREVHGKHGGPKNTVNCPHPNCKRHTGKGFSRQENLNEHLRRVHTNMDTSASPVEAAASPDDNESEKSGTKRKRRLSSQGGDELSDLRDEIKRVREENEKLKSEMDQQQEHSLAMMAQIAELQDALNHSLNPHGLGAPTAQMI